A segment of the Salminus brasiliensis chromosome 1, fSalBra1.hap2, whole genome shotgun sequence genome:
AATGAATGAATCTTTATAAAATATTGTTAATGAATCACTTAATCCAAGATCATGAATCATCTAAACAGATATATCTTCCACTAGCCAGTATCGATTGATCAAAGGCTATCATGAACAATGATTATTTACTAACTTTAGAGCTCACTGATGGAATTTATTCAGTTGATATTTGCAGTCATGTAAGTTTATATCACACATTTGACATTTGGCTTGAATTGTGATTTAAGGACCagaattgtttgtttttattgacatttataACATTTTTGTTTAAGAGTTTTCACATGGTGATGGACTCTTATGATAAAGACACTGCAGTCACGCTTTTGTGGACTAACTACATAAAACATAAGCAGTGAAAAACACTTAAAACCTTTAGTATAAACAAATGAGATTTATATTGAATAGACATACAGTACTTGATTATGTAAAAGACCCAAGTAATGGAGCTAATAATGCTATTTAAAAACACTTCATACTGTATCAGCTGTATGAAATATTTTCAAAATAGAAATATGTTCAAATTTAAGAACATTGTCTGTATAATACAGTATCATTTATGTGTGCTGGGCATCTTTCACTTGGTGTTTCTGCTCTCTGCCTtctgacaagacaagacaatcatgttcaccatttgtgttgagcataagcacacatacacactagtgatcaaacacacatagtgacagtgagcacacatgcccacaaGCAGGGAGagtaagggccttgctcaagggccctaCAGTGACAGCTTGCTAAGGTATCGAACCCTTAACCCTGCCATCAAttgcctggtgctctaaccactgagccaccataCCAGTGTAACAGACAGAGCAAAGTTCTGTCGCTCTAGTGGGCCCAAATGTCCGGTGTCAATaatatcattattttttatatatattaatatcatttttaaGCGCTTCTGCATCATGAAAGTGTCATGAATGTAGTCTTCCATCACAATCAAATCAACACAGCTAAGCTCAAACATCCTGTCCAGTAGTTCTGCTTACAAATACCTTGTTCAAAGGAACCGTTTACTAGCTCCATCTCAGAGAGGTCTCCCTTCCAGTTTTTATGTCCAGGAAAGCTGACAATCAAAGTATCGCCATGCACAGCTGTGAACAGGACCAGTGTTATAATTCAGATCCAAAAGCAAATAGGCATTCATATGTGATCATAATATGTACATAAGTACATAACCTCACTCTCTacataaaagtgctacaaatggttccttgagcgatgccactgaagaaccatttttggttccattaagaactttcacttgatgtaaaggttctttaccgaTTAAgaggtttttcacactcacatttcCCACAGTCATGATTCACATGGAACCAAACATGTTTCTTCGATGGCATCCTAGGGAACCTAAGAGTGTGAAATATAATACTACATTTGTGTATTATATGAAACTTTCATTTGGATAAGGTGTAGATTGTAAAACTTTTAGTTTGTTTAATTCTATCTGAGGACTGTCTAAGTATTCTAATGGGAACATTCTCTCCATCTAGTTTGtctgtgctgtgcgggtcgacctagggcagatgggttcctcggATTGAggcttggtttctcccaaggtttcttcctcttagtatgagggagttttctcttgccactgttgccaccacctccattgtggtgcttgctcataagaggcgtggacctggatctctggaAGGCACTTTTtgccttaaaatgttttacattaaaatgtatcCAGCTTTTATGGGATGAGGGCTTAAAGACGGTAAGATCCAGAGAGTGTAGTTATTGTGTAGTAACAGTGTAGTATTAAAGCTAAATTTGCGGAAACAACCTACATCGGTCTTGTGGTTGGTGCGTGTGCCTAAGATTAGCACCTTCCAGTTTACATTAAGAGTGAAGATATATGGCAAAATATACCAGTCCTTTACTGGTTATTGGAACGTTATTCAGATGGCAGACTTTCTACATGTACTGTATGTTGTTTGCCCTCAAGCTCAATTTTAGCCTACTTGGAAAGAAAACATGGCTGAACCTAAAGCCTTGGGGCTTTAAGTCTATGAGTGTAGTCGACTCAGGGAAGTTTAATTATACTTCTGTCTCTTGTGGGGAAACCTACATTTACGATCCAATGGTTGGGGTTTTTTAagcatatttattcatttattcaagAAGGAAACTAAAGACTGTACCTTTGACCACGCCGATGCTCTTATGTGTGACATGAGCACCCCAGTTAAATTTTGGGGTTTTCACAGAAGATTTCACGCAAACTCTGTTTCCAATCTTGATCTGGAAATCTGAATCTAGGTTTGGATAGGTCTTTGTTGATAAATCGGAGACTAGTAGAGGaaacaaaaaatgttttaaaaaaatagttCTCAAAGAATGATTTACTCTCAGAAATGTTTAGCATGTATTTCCTCACCTGTGTCCAGAATGTCATCTGCTTCCTGTTTGCAGAAGCCCTCCAGTCTCTCTTTAAACTCAGAAACTGTTTTGCTCACATTTTCAAAGGAGTTGACCAGCTCCATCAACTGACTGGGACAGTCTTCGCCTCCAGGGGGAGTGGGCATATTATCAATATTCTGTCATAGGAAAGAAATATACgtacacattttattagtacTCATACTTTTCCTAATAAATCGTGTTTACTGTAGAAAATTACAGTGATAGACCTGGAGGAAGTAAAcgttatcctctgtctgtaaaAACTTGTCTAGGACATCTCCCTGTCCCCTCAGCGCAGCgatctccagctccagctgttCTCGTACACCTCCAAGTTTATCCAGGTCAGCTTTCTCTTGAGCTCTGATCCTCTCGATTATCTCAGAGCATTTTCTCTCAATGAAAGAGACGGACTCCTTAAAGGCTTTTTCAGTGTCCTTGATGGCCCGGTGTGCAGAGTTCTGTTTAGAATCAGATGTACCATTTTAAAAACTTCAGCGAAACAAGCTTAACCATTTAGCATTTAAATGGTTATGGGCCTGTCTGGTCATGTCATGGATTTAAAtgaaaaagctaaagctagaacTCTGTGCGAAAAATGGCCAACTGTTGTTTACATGGCTagttacaaccctgttattgggCCTCAGGATAAAAATGTGCAGTTTTAACGGTaagaatatttaatttaatatttaattattttttgtaattattataagTCTTACTGGATAATGCTGCTGTCAAGTGTAAAGTAAAGTGTGCAGTTAGTTAGCTGAAGAGATTACATCTGGTTTGCTAGTGTCTGCTTTTAGCGTAACACAGATACCCAGTTACCACACACTTATGTGGCTTCATTTTTCATTTCCCTTTTTGATATGTAGTTAGCTCAGTTTGTTGTTTTCACATCACATAATTATTTGTTTCTCCATGCAGTATTTTAAGGTTGTGTTTTTTGACCATACATCACTTTAAGGGGCTTAATCCTATTGTCTTCAAATGTTTCCCAGAATAAGAAACGGTGTctgattaaaaacattaaaacattcaaaTGTACATTCAAAATTTATTTATATCCAGTTAATGTTTCTGCTCagtttttgttgtatttaaaaTGATAGTTTAACTGAGTTGAATTATTTAAGATGACATTTATGCGCCTGCTGGGCcaaacttttaaaataaatggcaaaaataagcagtgaagtgaagtgaagttgCTTGAATTGTCTTCATAGAAATCTATGATGAACAGGCAGCCCTAGTTAATGTGGAAAGACCCTAAACAGCTTTAAAACAATACTTACTACATGACTGTCGATTGTCTGTTGCAGCTCACAaagctctttctctttttctttgcattttccATCAAATTTACTCTTATCAGTCTTCAGTTTGACCTGTGGAGAAAGCAGTCACATTTACACTTACAGACACGCCTACCTAGGTCATCCTATAGCCCTGCATCAGTAGTTGGTTTCTGCTCTcaggctggatatttttggttgGCAGAAATATTCACAACCCAGCATTGATACTGAGGTGTGTATAACTACAGCAGTGCTGGCCTTATACACCTGCAgcagtgccacacacacacacacacacacccctaccaTTGTTGTCAAAGTTTTGCTGTGAATAGTGCATTACTCAGataatatctggtcagcagtggttcTGTGCTGGTCcttttctgtggctggacttgGGTACAGGAAGACAGATGAATTGTGCAGTATCACATGAGCTACAGTCGAGTGTTTCCAAAATGGATAAAAACTAATACAAACTAATTTTTCAAAGTAAATACCCAGACATTATaatgaagaaaaaaggaaaaggcctACTTGTTTCTCGCCCCGTTCTGCTGCGCATGGAACAGTGTCATGTCCTTTATGATCATCCATTAAACACAGCATGCAGATGCACTTCTGGTCAGTACGACAGAACACCTCCAGCAGTTTGTCGTGTTTCTGGCATGTTGGCATGTTTTTGGCGCTCACCAGTTTGTGTCTTTTAAGAGCAGGAAAGTCATAGTGGGGTTGCAGATGTGTCTCACAGTAAGATGCTCGACACTCCAGGCATGATTTAACAGCTCTGGCCCTTTTTTCCATGCAGAAATCACATTCTATGTCCTCAGGGTCAGTGATGTCTTGAGCAGGGGAAGCGGTGTTGAAGTTTGGCAGGTTCTCCATTATTTCAGCAAGCATTGTGTTTTTGTTAAGCACAGGTCTTGGAATGAAGTTCTGCCTGCACTGAGGGCAGTTACTCCTCTTCAGCTCGTCCCTGTCCCAGTAGTTCCTAATGCAGGCCATGCAGTAACTGTGTCCACAAGGAATAGTCACTGGATCCTTCATTAGATCTAGACATATTGAGCAGCTGTATTGATCCCGATCTCTCAGCATAGATTCTGCCATTATACTCCCAGCACAGAAAAAATCCACTCTTGCGCTCTACTACTTGCCGACTGTTGTGCTTTCAGAACCGCTTCCTGTTTCTTACAGATGAAACAGAAAGCTGTTTACATGCCTTTGAAAGCAAGAgagtgaaagtaaaagtaacATAAAGCTCTTACTAAAACCTGACACCATATAGCCTACTACACCATATAAAGCATAAACATATGTATATTTACCGCCCGATCCAGTGTAGATCCTGTTCTTTGAAATTTGACCTTTGGTTTGGACCCAGTCTTATCTTATCAGGGTGGTATATTGAGTCTGGTTACATACAGAGGACATGCCAGAGTTTTTACCAGACTTTTCTTGGATTGCTCTGAGGATTCTTTTTTTAGGTCAACGTGTTTAAACACATGCTGGAAATACTTTCAGCTCTTCAACAGTAAGGTTTAAGCTTGTGATATTGGCACCCTCTGTTGGTCATCAAAAGAAAAGGCCAGCATAAACACCCTTCCATTTGATCAGGCTGTGATATTAAATACAGTGTTGCCTCTCCTTTCTTATGATTGATAATTCAACTCGTCAGCCTTGGGTTGAATCAAGTGTCACCAGGAACAGACTGAAGTGTTCACAGCTGTCTCCTTCTGGCACAGACTATGGTCAGGAAAATAAAACCTGAGACCATATAAAGTAGCTGTTTTCAGGAATTTGGTTCCCTTTTATAATTGAATGGGAGAGCTTATGAATTAACTCTGAGTTATTGAGCACTGAGTTTAAATATGTACTTGAAGATACTATAACTCTCGCCGGGTGTAGAATCATAGTGTCCCACATTGCTGTAGAAGATGTACTGTCTGGCATTAATCTCATACCTCACTTTTATATCTAGGAACTCTCTATCTACCTGTTTTTCTTAAATAGCCTTATAAGCAGGTGTAATAGATGAGAGCTGGATTTAaaactctgaacaatcttccaATAACCAATCCAGCCATGAAAAAAGGAAACTCTGATGatgtaatgaatgaatgcacttccgtttttcttttttattacatcctaatgtgaaatgtatttaatgtgtgttgtgtgtgtgtgagagagaacatTTAACATAGACTTGCCCTTTTTACATCCCATAGAACCAACATTAGATTAGAGACATTAACTCACTGCATTTCTTACTCCTACAAATTAGGAGTAACTCCTCCAGTTTGCGTTGTCCTGCTGCCCTGCCCAGGAGTATTCCTGTCTTGTGGCCAGTGATTCAGGATAGGCTTTAGACCTAcaatgaccctgaccaggaagaaacaaaaaagaagatggatggatttgCAGAATAATAGTCttaggaaataataataatcacagtgTTTTTATGTAAGATTTGTTTTGAAACATTTAACTTTCAATTAATTCATTCTTTCAGTTTGTAAAAACATTCCCTTCAGAAATGACACTAGTAGATTGACTAGTATTGACAATGACATGCAGTTTATCCATTCAGTTTATCCAAAAGCTACATATTATACAGAAAACATATATAATCAAAAGGAGCGTATTACTAGTAATGCCTATTAATAGATACATCAAGTGTAAAACAGCTTGATTTTTAGAATAATAGAAAAACCATCCATGTTACAGTAAGTCCACTAGATGGAGATATACTGGAAAGCACGTTTTTGCTGGTGACCTTTAaagcatataaaaaaaaaaaaaacacactgcacCCTATGCGCAAGCCAAAGCAACTTACTATGAACTGAACATGCTATGAGGTTCAGACACGTTCAGATGCACATGACAGAGAATTAGCAAGGTTCTACTAATAGATTCAGCATTTAGGTAATATAAGCGACATCAAGCTCACCTAAACATccaaataaaagaagaaaacaaatgCTGTATGTCTCAGTAAAATTTATTCATGTCACTGCATGTTCAATGCAATAcaacagagttgcagagggtTATCCAACTGAAGTGTACTTCTCTATGATAGGGTTATGCTTAGTTAACAGACTCTTCCTCATTTTTCACATACAGATGTAACAAATCATCGGTATACTGGTAGAACAGCACACAGTCAAAGCAGTGAGTGCCAATGACTCAGACAACATTAACGCATGAATCATTATATATTCACAGTCACGACAGGGCCTCTAAACTCAACCTGGGCATTGTGTTTAGTCTGACGccattgtgttgttttttggtttttacATAGTTCAGTCCATCTAGAGCAAATATTGATAGAGAAAGAGACCATGATCAGATCAGACATGACCAGATGCAATTTTAGTTTCACCATGTTGAAATTACAACACTGTTTTATACAGTTCTCTTCATTTTAGCACACCATAATGTTTGGACATTTGGCTTTAGAGGTGTTTCTGATTACTCTAGGTGTGTTCCATTGCTTCTACCTAGGCTTGCTTCTAAGCTTCCAAACACCTTTGGAGTCTGCAGGTGCCATTGTTCAAGATGAGGACAGGAGCTGTGCCAATAAAAGTCAAATAAGCTATTCTACATTATACATACTATTATAATAAAGAGGCTACCCTGCAAGATGCAACCCTCTAAACAGAAAGGCCAGTTTGCAAAGAGTACTTTAAAGAGCTGCAGAATTGTGGAAAAAGGTCTAGTGGACGGACAAGACCAGGAATAGCCTGTATCAGAGTGATGGCAAGAACAAAGTGTAGACTGTCACAGGTACTGGCAGTgcctataaaaaaaacattaataccctttgttatttttataaCTGGAATTatggtcaatataatttggcttttttgacaaaaaaagtacaaaaaactTTTATGTCAAAGTGACTGAGACATGAGCTCAGTATTTCTGGCTACAAgtacaccatgaagacaaatGAACACTTATACTGGTCAATGACTCCACAAAAGGTCACTGACTAGTATAAGGTATAGGGTCAGCAGATAGACCAAAAAAATCCTAGTCACTGAACATCCCCAGCAGTTCAGTTAAATCagtcattaagaaatggaaagGATATGGCAAATAGCAGGCCGTCCTCACACACgactagtgagggaggccaccaagatACCTATGACTTCAGACCTATGACTGAAGGAGTTAAAAGCCGCAGCAGCTGAGATGAGAGAGACGCTGCATACAACAACTGCTGCCCGGGTTCTTCACCAGTCACAGCTTTATGCAAGAGCGGAGAAGAGAGTTAAAGCTCGACTACAGTTCACCCAAAGCCATGTGTGAAACTCCAAGGTCAACTGAAAGAAGGTTCTTTGGTCTGATAAGAGCAAAATTGTTCTTTTTGGCCATCAGACACTATGACTGGCGGACACCAAACTCTGCAAATCACCAAAAACTAAACATCcccacagtgaagcatggtggtggtggcatGTGGTGGCGGCAACTCTTTCAGAGTAGGTAGAGTGAGAGTcagttcacagtggtggtgataaaAACCAGACAGCCAAAGAATTTAATGCACCTGTGGTTGCTTCCCTTTCGAGACATGCTGCGCTGTCCGCGTTTTCTACAATGACCGGAACAGTGGAGTTGAGATCAGTTGAGATCAGGAAGAGTAAGAAAGGGTTCAGAGAGAAGTGCTCGTAgtattgctagaaaggcaaatgaAAATCCAGAAGGGGTGACAGACTCTGGTTGGTGGTGCGCTATTCTGCTGTGCAGCGAAACCTATTACCTcaatggaagagtcatcagaaagaaagaaaatcacttacgcatcctcaccacaaaattcagcagcaggttttcaaaggaacatcttAACAAGCCTAAAGCATTTTAGAAACAGAtactgtggactgatgaagttacaACTGAATGTATTGGCCATAATGAGAAAACTGATGTTTAAAGAGTGCAGAATTTGTGGAGCATCAGTCACGCTTTGGGACTGTGTTACAGCCAGTGGCACATGGAACATTTCACATTTGGTGGAGGGAAGAATGAATTCAGTGAACCCAAAATTAACAGTGAaatctggaagcaaacatcacactgtctctaaagctgaagatgaaaagagaacCATCAGGATAATAATCATAAACACACCTTAAAATCCACAGTGGACCAAGGTTTTActatggccctcacagtccatCGTACCATACAGGGTATGGCCCTAACTTTTTCATCTGGCTCTGAAACTTTAAAAGATGgaaatatttttcttttcattatttAGGACATGTGTCAGGCTTTACTCTCTTAACTGTTCACAATCATTTTACTAGTGCCAAAACACGTAGCAACATGCTTACATGTGCATGTTTACTTCACATACAAAtgccatttttattcattttttattttaaaatgtttcagTGCTACATGCTGAGTAAGCCATCATCATATGTCATTATTACTAGatgaatttattcatttatatgtatttttttatttaaaaatattttatttttatttctttaagtTTATTACGTATGTTATATCACTAACAGAACAATATAGGATTATAATTgtcaaatatgtaatatatgacTCTCAGCTCACTCGTTTAAAGTGACGTTTGTACAGATGATCGTGTGTCAAGTTCATACTGGAAAATATttcctaaaataataataataataataataataataataataataataatcatcatcctgTACAATAAGGTCCACGGTAGACCCTGTCCCCCCACTGAGGCTTTTGTTTGGGGTTCCCCAGATGAAGCCCTGGcctgctgtctgtctatcaaacTGCAGCGTCCGCCCCCTCGCCCCTCCACCGGCGCAGCTGGCCGCCTGGCTGCAGACCCAGCgcactgaacacactcacagCAATCTGGCTCCCAGCGGCCGAGGAGCTGCACCTTTAATACAACACCCGGCCTCCAAACACGCTTATGTCGCTCACCACCAAAGAACACAAATAACACGAGGTAagcttgtttgttctgagacacaGAAAAGCGTCCGCTGGCGTGCAGCTCCAGTCCGGTTTTACTCTTTATCTCGATACTCGATGGTTTAAATGCGCGGTCAATTTCGAAAAGAGGCATGTTTGCGGAAGTGGCAGATTAGCACGGTTCACGTTAGCGCTCCTGCTTAATCTCCGCGATGCCCCTTATCACCTGGGAGAGGTGCCTGAACCGCTCCGCGTTGTTTTGACACGATAAAGAGATTTAACGTGGTAAACGCTGCGTTTGTGGAAACCGCTCGACAAGATGACGGAAAGCCGAGCCAGGCTGGTTGAGACACTCAAAATGGCGTCCAACCTTTGTCGTCTCCACGCTACTAGCGCTAGCAGTTCTGGGCTAGGTGGAGCAGCGGTGGTTTCACTTCTACAGCGAATTAAACGCGTGAAACCAGCTCAGTCAGGGAGCAAACTAAGACATAAAAAATGGCCAGAGAGTGAGTGTTTTGACTGCCGCAGTGTAAAGCGGCGTTTGTTGGCCGTGGTTAGTTTTTACCGCTTGTTTCGCTCGTCGAGTCATTTTTTCCCCGGTAGtggagctagctagctgctCGTTGTCCACGTCAGGGCGGTGGGGGAGGGGAGCGAATCAGAGCAATGTGCAGGTCCGTGAGGGAACCGATTCAACTGAATTGAAATGATTTCCTAGCGTGCTGTTCATGGCCGATTACTTAAAGTTCACGTCAAATAGTGCAATTAAGTGTCGTCAGGAATAGCGTTTTACATTTATCGATATGTTAAACTATAACTGTCTTTATGTTTGCGTACGTGCTTGCGCTTTGAACACTGGCTGACTTGGCGCTAGCTTGCCATCTTATTGAGTAGGTATAACAGGCATTACTTCCTTcttattaattaaatgtagCTAGCTGTATATATGATTACATTCGTCTTGACTAATCATTCAGCTTCACTCGCTGAATCGAGTCCTACTGCACACGGAGGCAAATGAGAATAGCGTTGACCCGGCTTGTGAATCAGTGAAGACGTTCGATTCTGTGAAATGCGCAGTTCGACAGATTCGGTTCAGTAAAGTGAATCGGACTTTCCATCACTGGTGTGCCGGTCGGCCCGGGGTGGAGCCTTTAGGAGGGGAATACACCAGaagcagaggagagagagagagagaacaaaatgCTGATGAAATCCTCGCCTTCTCTGTTCCATGAAGTCAGACTGGGGTAGCCCACATAGATATCTACACTATGGCAGAAATCACCAGTTATGGTCATGGAAGGCCTGATTTTATGCCCAAGCACATCCAATTTGAGTAATTTGTTAGCAGGCCTAGTTTTGTCGTTCACCAATACTAAAATTACGGGGTAATGTAGATGTCTGTGACTTTTCATGTACACACATGCCATTACCAGTGCATACACATTGATGAAAGGTAGAAAAgcccacctggaataccatgaGGACTGTGGCTACAAATGCAGCAGAACTGACATTTTAATATAGCTAGGATCTAGGTGTTCTGGGAAAAAATACATCACCAAATATCTTCAGATTTGAGAAGCACTTCAAACTGCTATGTCTACTGCCCATAATTTGCATTTGAAGCCATTATCTGCTGGTACTGATGCAGTTC
Coding sequences within it:
- the LOC140560376 gene encoding uncharacterized protein; its protein translation is MAESMLRDRDQYSCSICLDLMKDPVTIPCGHSYCMACIRNYWDRDELKRSNCPQCRQNFIPRPVLNKNTMLAEIMENLPNFNTASPAQDITDPEDIECDFCMEKRARAVKSCLECRASYCETHLQPHYDFPALKRHKLVSAKNMPTCQKHDKLLEVFCRTDQKCICMLCLMDDHKGHDTVPCAAERGEKQVKLKTDKSKFDGKCKEKEKELCELQQTIDSHVNSAHRAIKDTEKAFKESVSFIERKCSEIIERIRAQEKADLDKLGGVREQLELEIAALRGQGDVLDKFLQTEDNVYFLQNIDNMPTPPGGEDCPSQLMELVNSFENVSKTVSEFKERLEGFCKQEADDILDTVSDLSTKTYPNLDSDFQIKIGNRVCVKSSVKTPKFNWGAHVTHKSIGVVKAVHGDTLIVSFPGHKNWKGDLSEMELVNGSFEQAEAPAQNNLIKVGDKVRVKPSVETPKHKWGGITHQSVGVVKSLDGEALTVDFPEYSGWRGIVPEMEVVPADDVSGLSTTNCSFNVGDKVRVKLTVQTPKHQWGGVTHKSVGTVKAIKDDVVTVDFPECKSWKGMVSEMERITSKDTKECFKIEDRVRVKASVGTPKRGWGSVSHKSVGVITAVDGESMTVNFPEHKSWKAAVCEMELASSADSEFYKFNFGDRVRVKASVGTPKYNWGSISHKSVGTVKALKLVVDFPEQSNWGGDPTEMELVP